The Flaviramulus sp. BrNp1-15 genome includes the window TTGTCCGCCACCTAAATGGGCTTGAGTAATTCGCTCGTTTAAATTTTCTATTTTAGAACTCATTTTGACTAGTTTATTAAGTTGGAATTTACCTTTTGTTGAATGATTATTAATTAGGTAATCGTAGTAATTTTTGGTCTTCTATATATTGTTTAACAGCAATTAAAGCGGCAATTTTAGCTTCGTTTTCAGTTTGTTCTTTTAACGCTTCTGGTGAATAATAATTTTTTACGAAATGTGTATCGAAATTCCCAGATTTAAAAGCTTCGTGTTCGCAAACATATTTACCAAAAGGGAGAGTGGTTTGTACACCTTCTACATGGTAATTATCTATGGCTTTAATCATAAGTTGAATGGCTTCTTCACGAGTTTTTCCGTAAGTGATTAATTTTGAAAGCATAGGGTCGTAATAAATAGGGATGTCCATGTCTTCTTCAAAACCATTATCAACTCTAATGCCTTCACCAACGGGAAGTTTGTAAACATCTAAATGGCCAACACTTGGCAGAAAATCGTTTAAAGGATCTTCGGCATATACACGTAACTCTAACGCATGACCGTTAATTTTTAAATCATCTTGTTTTATTTGAAGGGCTTCACCTCGAGCCACAAGAATTTGAAGTTCTACTAAATCTACCCCTGAAATTAATTCGGTAACTGGATGTTCAACTTGTAATCGTGTATTCATTTCTAAGAAATAGAAATTATGGTTGGCATCTAATAAAAACTCAACGGTACCAGCACCTAAATAATCACAAGATTTCGCAACTTTTATGGCAGCATCACCCATTTTTGCTCTTAATTCTGGGCTTAATACAGATGAAGGTGCTTCTTCTACTACTTTTTGATGACGACGTTGTATACTACATTCTCGCTCAAAGAAATGTAATACATTACCATGGCTATCTGCCATAACCTGAATTTCTATATGTCGTGGAGATGTTACATATTTTTCAATAAACACAGAACCATCTCCAAAGGCCGAAGTCGCTTCACTGATTGCACGATTCATTTGAGATTCTAAATCTTTTTCCTTTTCTACAATACGCATTCCTTTTCCGCCACCACCTGCAGAGGCTTTAATTAGAATTGGAAAACCAATGTCTTTTGCAATTGCTTTTGCTTTTTTAACATCGGTTATCGCCTCGTCTATACCCGGAACCATAGGAATATTGTATTTTTTAACAGCATCTTTGGCGGCTAATTTGCTTCCCATGATTTTTATAGCTTTAGAACGCGGGCCAATAAAAATGATGTTATTATCTTCGCATAGTTCTGCAAAATCTGCATTTTCACTTAAAAATCCATATCCAGGATGAATAGCATCTACATGAAGTTTTTTTGCGACTTCAATAATTTTATCACCTCTTAAATAGGATTGATTTGAAGGCGGTTCGCCTATGCAAACGGCTTCATCTGCAAATTTTACATGAGGTGCATTTCTATCAGCTGTAGAAAAAACAGCTACAGTTTTAATACCCATTTTCTGAGCAGTTTTCATAACTCTTATGGCAATTTCACCTCGGTTGGCAACTAATATTTTTTTCATATTAATATGATATTTTTATGGTCATTTCGAGTAGTTGTGAAAGAGAATTTTATGAGAAGTTCTAAATACGTCAAATTCATCTAAACTCGAATCGACATAATTTATTCAAATTCTACTAATAATTGATTTTTCTCTACGGCATCACCTTTACCGGCAGAAATAGATTTAATTATGCCATCTCTTGGCGAAGTAATAATGTTTTCCATTTTCATGGCTTCTAAAATTAACAACGGATCATCTTCTTTTACTTCTTGTCCGTCTTTAACATTAATTTCTAATATTAAACCAGGCATAGGAGCTTTAATAGAATTAACATGTTTTGTGCTTCCTAAAGCAAACCCCATGTCTTTGATAAGTAAGTCTAAGTCGTTTAAAATAATTGTCTTATAAGTGTTGTTGTTGACTTTTACTTGATATGATTTTTTGTTAAAATCAGATTCAGAAATTTCTACTTTATAAGATTTACTGTTTTGAAGAATGTGGTAATTGGATTCTGAAATTTCCAGAGCATCAAGCTCTGTAATATCATTTTCAGTTAAATCAAAATCAATAGAATTGTTTACGTTTACCTTAAAGTTCTTATTCATGTTTTAAAAAATTGGTAGTAGTAAATATAAGAATAATATGTGCCAGATTTTATTTAAAAACGTAGTTTCTAAATGTTTAGAATGGTAAAATTACAGAATAAAAAAAGTTCAATAAATGAGATAAGTCATATTTTGAAAATAAATGCTCAAATATTAAAATGAGAATTTGTTTGATGAATTTTTATAGCCTTTCTAGATAGTACAATACCTATAAATAAAGATATAAAGGCACCAATCCAGATACCCGGAATAAATTCTATAAATAAAAAGAAATCGTAAGCGCCATGAAAAAATATTGCTAATAAAAGACCGCTTAAATTAAGACCAATTCTATTATTTGAAAATTTAGCTTTTCCCATATAGTAACCCATTAAAATACCAAATGTGGCGTGTGCAGGAACAGCGGTAAAAGCTCTTACTAAAGCCGTTTGGTAACCGCCTTCTAATACATAAAAAATATTTTCGGTAGCAGCAAAACCCATAGATACCATTACAGCGTAAACAATACCATCAAATGGTTCATTAAATGCTGAGTTTCTTTGAGAAAAATATCTAACAATCACATATTTGCTAAATTCTTCGGTTAAACCAACTACAAAAAAGGCTTTTATAAATTGCTGAAAAACACTCGTGTCATCTGGCAAGGGGAGAACAATATCAAATCCGTAATACAAGATTGTGGTAATAATTATACTAATAAAAGCACCTAAAAGAAAATTGTATACTAGTAATCGCTTAGGCTCTTTTTCATATTTATCTTTAAAATAAACATATAAAATGATGATAAAAACGGGAGCTACAGCAACGATTAATAAATTCATTTAACTTATTGTTTTTTGAATGGTTTTTAAAACAAATTCGTAATATGATTTGTTTGAAGGCACAAAATGATTATTATCTTGATCAATATTATTTATAAGTTGCTTAAAATCGTTAAACGTTACAAGTTTTAAAGCTTCAACTTCTTCTTCTTGAGGTGTTAACTTAGAAATTTCAGCGTTTAATTCTGTTATAAAAGTATTATGAAACTCATTATCATTAATTCCGTTTTTATAAGATTGAAAACATTCAAAAACGCCTATTTTTATAAGGTCTTTTTTAGAAATACATATACCAATTTCTTCGCGGGCTTCTCTTATAGCAGCTTGTGTTGCAGTTTCCCCAGCATCTATGTGTCCTGCAACTGAGACATCCCACATTAACGGGCAAATTGTTTTTTTATAAGAACGTTGCGATAACAGAATTTCACCATTTTTAGTATAAAACCAAACGTGTGCTGTATGATGATAATATCCTTTTTGATGAATAACTGATTTAGGAAAAGATTTACCTAATGGTTTACCTCTAGCGTCTACAATATCTATGTATTCATCCTCCATAATTAATCATTTTTTAAAACCGAAGAAATACAAGCTATCAATTTTTTAAAATCGTCTTTAGTGTTAAACAAATGACAAGAAATTCTAATATAATTTCCTCTAAAAGAAAGGAAAATATTTTGTTTTTGAAGCTCCGATTTAAAAAGGTTAATATCTAAGTTTTTTGGTAATTCAATTCCAAATAAATGGTGCGTTCTATAATTTGAATCTTCAATCTTGCAACCTAATTGTTTTAATTCTAAAACAGCTTCTTCAGAAATATTTTTACAGTAGTCTTGAATTGCTTTTGGTGTCCATTTATTTATTTGTTTTAATGCTTCAATTTGCATTTTAACATAAATAAAGTTACCGTGTTCGCCAACCGAATAACGATTTGCTAAAGGTTTGTATTCAGGTTCATAATTTGTTAAGCCAGAAAAATTCTCACTATTTAAACGATTAGACCAATTTTCCTCAATTGGTGTTCCATTATCAAAATACTCTCCAAAATAACCATAAGCGCATCCATAAGGTCCGAAAAGCCATTTGTAACCTGCACAAATAAGAGCATCTGGCTGTATGTCTTTTACTGAAAAAGGTAAAGCGCCAATACTTTGGCTTCCGTCTATAATAAGTAAAGCATTATGCTTTTTAGCTTTTTTACTTATTGCTTTTAAATCGAACAAATTTCCATTAGACCAATGAATATGTCCTATAGCAATTACCGCGGTATTCTCATTTATGGAACTTAAAATATTTTTATTTAGTTGCTGAGATATATTAGTTCTAGAAGAAGATTTAATCGTTTTAATTGAAGCATCATATTTATTCGCTAGTTTCTGCCAGATGTAAACATTACTTGGAAATTGTTCTTCTATTATTAAAATGTTGTCTTCAGGTTTTAGCTTAATATTATTTGCAACACTTGCTAAACCGTAAGAAGCAGAAGGCATTGTTGCAATACGGTTATAATCGTTTGCATCTATAAGTTGTGCAAAAAGTTTTTTAAGTTCTGTAACAGGTTCAAAATAATCAGCTGTAGTAATTTTATACGCATGACTTTTTTGTAAAATACCATCAATACCTGCTTGCTCAACCGCTTTAAATAAAGGTGATTGAGCAGCAGTATTAAGGTAAGTTATGTTTTCTGGTATACTAAATAGATGTCTTTGATTTTGTAAAGCCATATTTATTTAGGTTACTCAAAATAACTAAATGTTTCTCCGTCTTTGATATTAAGAAGTGTTTCGTAAATTAATTTAATCACGTTTTCAACATCATCTTTATGCACCATTTCTACGGTTGTGTGCATATAACGTAGCGGTAATGAAATTAACGCTGAAGCAACACCTCCATTACTATAAGCAAAGGCATCTGTATCTGTACCTGTAGCTCTTGATAACGCCGAACGTTGAAACGGTATTTTTTTATCTTCAGCAGTATCTGTAATTAAATCTCTTAGTTTTTGTTGTACAGCAGGCGCGTATGCCACCACAGGACCAAGACCAATTTCTAAATGACCTTCTTTTTTCTTTTCAATCATTGGTGTAGTAGTATCGTGCGTTACATCGGTAACAATAGCCACATTTGGTTTAATGGTTTGGGTAATCATTTCTGCGCCTCGTAAACCTATTTCTTCTTGAACCGAGTTGGTAATGTAAAGACCAAAAGGTAATTTCTTTTTATTTTCTTTAATTAAGCGTGCTACTTCGGCAATCATAAATCCACCCATACGGTTATCTAAAGCGCGACAAACAAATTTATCACCATTTAAAATATGAAATTCATCTGGATAGGTAATAACACAACCTACGTGAATACCCATTTTTTCAACTTCGGCTTTATCTTTTGCTCCAACATCAATAGTAATATTGTCTGGTTTTGGAGGTTCTTCTTTTACTCTACTTCTTGTATGAATAGCTGGCCATCCAAAAACACCTTTTATAATACCTTTTTTGGTATGAATATTGACAATTTTACTAGGTGCAATTTGATGGTCACTACCACCGTTTCTAATTACGTAAATCAATCCGTTGTCCGATATATAATTAACATACCATGAAATTTCATCAGCATGTCCTTCAATAACAACTTTATATTTTGCTTTAGGATTTATAACCCCAACAGCACTTCCGTAGGTGTCTGTAATAAACTCATCTACATAGGGTTTTAAATAATCCATCCATATTTTTTGCCCTGTCCATTCATATCCTGTTGGAGATGCATTATTTAAATATTTTTCTAAAAAGTCCATCGACTTTTTGTTAAGAATGCTCTTTTTTGCCATTTATAAAAGTTTTGCACTAAAATAATAATATAAATACAAAAAAGATGTTTTTACACTATGTAAATTAGTAATTTTGGCATATTAAATGCTCCTGTATTTATTATATGAACTTATTCAAATACTTATTCATATTATTCCCATTTATTCTCATTGCTCAGGTAAATGAAATTGAGCAAGATACTACTACAGTTGAGTACCTTATAATAGAAGGCGATTCTATTCCTAGAACATCTATAGATTTGGATGAAGTGATGCTTTTGCATAAACTTGAATTTGATAGTAGAGAAGACCGTATTCGATATTTAATTTTACGTAGAAAAACCATTAAAGTATATCCTTATGCAAAATTAGCTGCAGAACGATTAGATTCTATGAATGCAAGAATGGCAACCTTAAAAAAGAATCGAGATAAAAAGCGTTATACTAAGCGTGTTCAAAAATATATTGAAGGTGAGTTTTCTGATGAATTAAAGAAAATGACACGTACTGAAGGACAAATTTTAGTTAAATTGATTCACCGCCAAACGGGAACCACAGCATTTGACTTGATTAAAGAACTTCGCAGTGGTTGGCGTGCTTTCTGGTACAACACAACAGCAAGTATGTTTGATATTTCGTTAAAGCGTGAGTTTGATCCCTTTAATGAAAAGGAAGATTATTTAATTGAAGATATTTTACAACGAAACTTTCAAAGCGGACGTTTAGATCGACAAAAATCTGCAATAGAATTCGATTTTTACGATTTAACCGATAAATGGTTACATTCTAAATCTCCAAAAAAATAATACATGCGTATTCAAACCTCTTTTGAAGAAAAACTTAATACTATATCTCATGCAATTGGTGCATTGCTTGGTATTGCAGCTTTAGTGTTGCTAATAATTTATAGCACAAACAAAACAGATTGGAGTCTTTTTAGTGTTATTGTTTATGGTATTTCTATCATTATTTTATTTAGTGCTTCAACATTTTACCATGCAGTGAGAGGCGAGAGGCGTAAGCACTATTTTAGAATTGTAGACCATATAAGTATATATTTTTTAATTGCCGGAACATATACACCTGTATGTTTAATTTCTTTAGAGCAAACTCAAGGTTGGACACTTTTTTGGTTAGTTTGGGGAATTGCCGCTTTTGGAGTAATTCTAAAACTGTTTTTTACGGGTAAGTTTGAAGTGTTTTCCACTTTACTGTATCTAGTCATGGGTTGGCTTATCATTTTTGACTTCACCAATCTTACAGAAACTATTGGCAATAATGGTATTTTATTTTTATTTGCTGGCGGTTTATCATATACCGTTGGTATTGTTTTTTATGCCATTCAAAAAATACCTTTCAATCATGTTATTTGGCATTTATTTGTTTTAGCTGGTGCCATTTTTCACTTCTTTATGATTTTCTTTTTTGTGATTTAAACATAAAAATTTTTAATAAGCTGTTGTTTTTGAGTAATATAATGTTAGTTTTTTGAATTTAAAAAGTTAACTTCGTTTTATTATTCAATTTAAATTACAGAATAATAAGTATAACGGCTGTTTATATTGAACGTTTTGCATAAAAAACTAGCATCATGAAAACCAAAATTTTAGGATTAGCAATTGTAGCACTTTTATTTTCTTGTAAAAAAGAAACTAAAATTGTTAAAAAAGAAATCAAACAATACTCAATTGAACAATTTATGGATAATGAAGCTGTTGGTGGAGGAAGTTTTTCTTCAGACAACACTAATCTATTAGTATCAAGCAATAGATCAGATATCTATAATGCATATACTATTCCTGTAAAAGGAGGTCAAATGACTGCTATAACAACTTCTGATAGCACGTCTATTTTTGCAGAATCGTATTTTCCAAATGACAATAGAATCTTATTGAGTGCAGATGGAAATGGAGATGAAATTGATCATTTATTTGTAAGAGAATTAGATAGCACAATTAAAGATATCACTCCAGAAAAAGGAGCAAAATCTAGTTTCTATGGCTGGTCAAAAGATGATAATTATCTTTATTATGGTTCTAATAAACGAGATGCTCGCTTCTTTGATGTTTATAAATTATCTATTACAGATTATTCATCACAAATGATTTATCAAAATAATGATGGTTTAAATTTTAGTGGAATGTCTGATGACGAAAATTATTTTGCCTTATCAAAATCTCTTAATACTAATGATAGTGATTTATTTCTTTATGATGTAAAAACTAAAGAAATGACTAAAATTAACGAAAATAGAAGTGCTAATTCTGCTCAGGATTTTTCTAAAGATAATAATACATTGTATTATACAACAGACGATGGAGGAGAATTTTCATATTTAATGGCTTTTGATTTAAGTACAAAAGAAAAGAAAAAGATTATTGAAAAATCATGGGATATTATGGGAAGTGGTTTTACTTCCAACGGGAAGTATATGTTGGTTTATGTAAATGAAGATGGAAAAAATGCTATTGAAGTTTTAGAAGCAAAAACAATGAATCCAATAGATTTGCCAGACTTTGGAAACAAAAGTATTACTAGCGTAGGTTTTAGTGATGATGAAAAGTGGATGCGAATGTATGTTGGTGGCTCAAATTCTCCTTCAGATTTGTATACTTACAATATAGAAACTAAAGAAAAATATAAGCTTACAGATGTATTAAATAGTGCTATTGATGTTGAAGATTTAGTAACAGCGAAAGTAATACGATTTAAATCATTTGATAGTACTGAGATACCTGCAATTTACTACTTGCCTCATCAGGCTTCTATTGATAATAAGGTGCCGGCAATGGTTTGGGTTCATGGTGGTCCTGGAGGACAAACGCGTCAAGGATTTAGTTCTTTAATTCAGTATATGGTTAATCATGGTTATGCGGTTTTAGCAGTTAATAATCGTGGTAGCAGTGGCTATGGAAAAACTTTTTATAAAATGGATGACAAAAATCATGGAGAAAAAGATTTGCAAGATTGTGTAGAAGGTAAAAATTGGTTAGCTCAACAACCTGAAATTGATGGTGATAATATAGGAATAATAGGTGGATCTTATGGAGGTTACATGACCATGGCAGCGTTAACATATACTCCAGAGGAGTTTGATGTTGGTGTAAATTTATTTGGTGTAACCAATTGGATGCGCACATTAAAAAGCATTCCACCTTATTGGGAGTCGTTTAGAGAGTCTCTATATTTAGAATTAGGAGACCCTTTTTCGGCAGATTCTGTTCGTTTGAAACGCATTTCTCCTTTATTTCATACCGATAAAGTTACTAAGCCATTAATTGTTTTACAAGGTTCTAAAGATCCACGTGTACTACAAGTTGAGTCTGATGAAATTGTAGCAGGTGTTCGAAAAAATGGAGTACCTGTAGAGTATGTGCTTTTTGAAGATGAAGGTCATGGTTTCGTAAAAAAGGAAAACCAAATAGAAGCTTACAGTAGAATATTGAAGTTTTTAGATGAGTATCTTAAGAAAGAGGATACACATTTAGATGGTGAAATGTCATCAACTGAAATTGAAGTCGAAAAATAAATAATATAGATTTACTTTAAAACATGAATTTAGGAATTCTTAAGTTTTGAATGTGTTGTAATTTTAAGTTTTTTGGTAGACTAAAAAACAGTTGCTTTATTTACTAAAGTTATTAAGTTAAATACAAAACTACTCGCGCTTAATCAGTTTAAAGCTTTTTATATTGCTGTTTTGTTCAATATTTAAAATATAAATACCAATGGATAAAGATTGTCCATTTAAAGGAATAGGGTAAGTCTCAATATCTTCAGTTAAATCAAGTGTGTTATTTAGTATTTCGCGTCCTAAAATATCAAACAACCTGTAAGTAACAGGAAGATTTTCATCCAAGGTTACAATTCTTAATGTTATATCATTTTCAAACGGATTTGGATACACTAAAGCATTAAAGCCTTCTTCTTCATTAATCACTTCAAAAGGATCTGTAATATTTATTTTTATTTCACTAAACCCAAAACAATTGCCACCAAAATTAGTTGTTGGTGTAATTAAAACATATCGGGCTTTAGCTCCGTTAAAATCTGGTCCGTTTTCATCACCTTCATAAGTAGATAAACCAGAAGCTTGTTCTATTTGAAACTCGCCTAAGTTTGTCCAAGTAACTCCATCTATTGAATAATCTATATTAAAATCGTTAATACCATATTGTAAGTTTTTGGGTTCGTTAGCATTCCAGAATTTGGATTCATTTAATACATATTCATATCCAAAATCGTACATAATCCAATGAGTTTCGCCATAAGAAGTAATAGGATTAGTAGAGGTTTCACAAGAAACCCAACCGTCAAACCATGAGGTACTATGTCTATCAGGATAACATTGTGCAAATGTTATTTGGCAGAGCAACATGAATGCTATGTAGATTATCTTCTTTTTCATTAGCCCATATTCATAAAACCTAGTGGAGGAACACCAGATGTTGTATCGTAAAAATTTGAAATATTTGGTAGAATTGTACTTAGTTCTGATGCTGGAACACCAAACCATAAGGCTAGTTCTGCCAAATATAAATCTGCAGCAGTTGTAGGTATCATAACACCATCTTGAAAATCGACACCACTATTTAATGCAAGCGTTGGGTAATCACCATAAATTTCTTTACCATTAACAGCAGCACCCATCATAAAGGCATTTCCACCCCAAGCATGGTCGGTTCCATTTCCGTTAGATGTTAATGTTCTTGCAAAATCTGATACACTAAAAGTAGTTACACAATCACTTACATTTAATTCGGTTAAAACATCATTAAAGTATTTTAAAGCTTCATTTACTTGTGCCAAATTATTAGCTTGATTAATTAATAATTCATCATGGTGGTCCCAACCACCAAGTTGAACAAAAAATGTTTGTCTGGAAAACCCTAAAGTATCTCTGGCAGC containing:
- a CDS encoding NUDIX domain-containing protein — translated: MEDEYIDIVDARGKPLGKSFPKSVIHQKGYYHHTAHVWFYTKNGEILLSQRSYKKTICPLMWDVSVAGHIDAGETATQAAIREAREEIGICISKKDLIKIGVFECFQSYKNGINDNEFHNTFITELNAEISKLTPQEEEVEALKLVTFNDFKQLINNIDQDNNHFVPSNKSYYEFVLKTIQKTIS
- a CDS encoding M42 family metallopeptidase; this translates as MAKKSILNKKSMDFLEKYLNNASPTGYEWTGQKIWMDYLKPYVDEFITDTYGSAVGVINPKAKYKVVIEGHADEISWYVNYISDNGLIYVIRNGGSDHQIAPSKIVNIHTKKGIIKGVFGWPAIHTRSRVKEEPPKPDNITIDVGAKDKAEVEKMGIHVGCVITYPDEFHILNGDKFVCRALDNRMGGFMIAEVARLIKENKKKLPFGLYITNSVQEEIGLRGAEMITQTIKPNVAIVTDVTHDTTTPMIEKKKEGHLEIGLGPVVAYAPAVQQKLRDLITDTAEDKKIPFQRSALSRATGTDTDAFAYSNGGVASALISLPLRYMHTTVEMVHKDDVENVIKLIYETLLNIKDGETFSYFE
- a CDS encoding prolyl oligopeptidase family serine peptidase, with amino-acid sequence MKTKILGLAIVALLFSCKKETKIVKKEIKQYSIEQFMDNEAVGGGSFSSDNTNLLVSSNRSDIYNAYTIPVKGGQMTAITTSDSTSIFAESYFPNDNRILLSADGNGDEIDHLFVRELDSTIKDITPEKGAKSSFYGWSKDDNYLYYGSNKRDARFFDVYKLSITDYSSQMIYQNNDGLNFSGMSDDENYFALSKSLNTNDSDLFLYDVKTKEMTKINENRSANSAQDFSKDNNTLYYTTDDGGEFSYLMAFDLSTKEKKKIIEKSWDIMGSGFTSNGKYMLVYVNEDGKNAIEVLEAKTMNPIDLPDFGNKSITSVGFSDDEKWMRMYVGGSNSPSDLYTYNIETKEKYKLTDVLNSAIDVEDLVTAKVIRFKSFDSTEIPAIYYLPHQASIDNKVPAMVWVHGGPGGQTRQGFSSLIQYMVNHGYAVLAVNNRGSSGYGKTFYKMDDKNHGEKDLQDCVEGKNWLAQQPEIDGDNIGIIGGSYGGYMTMAALTYTPEEFDVGVNLFGVTNWMRTLKSIPPYWESFRESLYLELGDPFSADSVRLKRISPLFHTDKVTKPLIVLQGSKDPRVLQVESDEIVAGVRKNGVPVEYVLFEDEGHGFVKKENQIEAYSRILKFLDEYLKKEDTHLDGEMSSTEIEVEK
- a CDS encoding hemolysin III family protein, translated to MRIQTSFEEKLNTISHAIGALLGIAALVLLIIYSTNKTDWSLFSVIVYGISIIILFSASTFYHAVRGERRKHYFRIVDHISIYFLIAGTYTPVCLISLEQTQGWTLFWLVWGIAAFGVILKLFFTGKFEVFSTLLYLVMGWLIIFDFTNLTETIGNNGILFLFAGGLSYTVGIVFYAIQKIPFNHVIWHLFVLAGAIFHFFMIFFFVI
- a CDS encoding aminotransferase class V-fold PLP-dependent enzyme, producing MALQNQRHLFSIPENITYLNTAAQSPLFKAVEQAGIDGILQKSHAYKITTADYFEPVTELKKLFAQLIDANDYNRIATMPSASYGLASVANNIKLKPEDNILIIEEQFPSNVYIWQKLANKYDASIKTIKSSSRTNISQQLNKNILSSINENTAVIAIGHIHWSNGNLFDLKAISKKAKKHNALLIIDGSQSIGALPFSVKDIQPDALICAGYKWLFGPYGCAYGYFGEYFDNGTPIEENWSNRLNSENFSGLTNYEPEYKPLANRYSVGEHGNFIYVKMQIEALKQINKWTPKAIQDYCKNISEEAVLELKQLGCKIEDSNYRTHHLFGIELPKNLDINLFKSELQKQNIFLSFRGNYIRISCHLFNTKDDFKKLIACISSVLKND
- the accC gene encoding acetyl-CoA carboxylase biotin carboxylase subunit, with the translated sequence MKKILVANRGEIAIRVMKTAQKMGIKTVAVFSTADRNAPHVKFADEAVCIGEPPSNQSYLRGDKIIEVAKKLHVDAIHPGYGFLSENADFAELCEDNNIIFIGPRSKAIKIMGSKLAAKDAVKKYNIPMVPGIDEAITDVKKAKAIAKDIGFPILIKASAGGGGKGMRIVEKEKDLESQMNRAISEATSAFGDGSVFIEKYVTSPRHIEIQVMADSHGNVLHFFERECSIQRRHQKVVEEAPSSVLSPELRAKMGDAAIKVAKSCDYLGAGTVEFLLDANHNFYFLEMNTRLQVEHPVTELISGVDLVELQILVARGEALQIKQDDLKINGHALELRVYAEDPLNDFLPSVGHLDVYKLPVGEGIRVDNGFEEDMDIPIYYDPMLSKLITYGKTREEAIQLMIKAIDNYHVEGVQTTLPFGKYVCEHEAFKSGNFDTHFVKNYYSPEALKEQTENEAKIAALIAVKQYIEDQKLLRLPN
- a CDS encoding PrsW family intramembrane metalloprotease, which gives rise to MNLLIVAVAPVFIIILYVYFKDKYEKEPKRLLVYNFLLGAFISIIITTILYYGFDIVLPLPDDTSVFQQFIKAFFVVGLTEEFSKYVIVRYFSQRNSAFNEPFDGIVYAVMVSMGFAATENIFYVLEGGYQTALVRAFTAVPAHATFGILMGYYMGKAKFSNNRIGLNLSGLLLAIFFHGAYDFFLFIEFIPGIWIGAFISLFIGIVLSRKAIKIHQTNSHFNI
- a CDS encoding DUF4294 domain-containing protein, with product MNLFKYLFILFPFILIAQVNEIEQDTTTVEYLIIEGDSIPRTSIDLDEVMLLHKLEFDSREDRIRYLILRRKTIKVYPYAKLAAERLDSMNARMATLKKNRDKKRYTKRVQKYIEGEFSDELKKMTRTEGQILVKLIHRQTGTTAFDLIKELRSGWRAFWYNTTASMFDISLKREFDPFNEKEDYLIEDILQRNFQSGRLDRQKSAIEFDFYDLTDKWLHSKSPKK
- a CDS encoding acetyl-CoA carboxylase biotin carboxyl carrier protein subunit, with the translated sequence MNKNFKVNVNNSIDFDLTENDITELDALEISESNYHILQNSKSYKVEISESDFNKKSYQVKVNNNTYKTIILNDLDLLIKDMGFALGSTKHVNSIKAPMPGLILEINVKDGQEVKEDDPLLILEAMKMENIITSPRDGIIKSISAGKGDAVEKNQLLVEFE
- a CDS encoding T9SS type A sorting domain-containing protein; its protein translation is MKKKIIYIAFMLLCQITFAQCYPDRHSTSWFDGWVSCETSTNPITSYGETHWIMYDFGYEYVLNESKFWNANEPKNLQYGINDFNIDYSIDGVTWTNLGEFQIEQASGLSTYEGDENGPDFNGAKARYVLITPTTNFGGNCFGFSEIKINITDPFEVINEEEGFNALVYPNPFENDITLRIVTLDENLPVTYRLFDILGREILNNTLDLTEDIETYPIPLNGQSLSIGIYILNIEQNSNIKSFKLIKRE